aagtTTGATACAACTCAGAGATCAAATGAAGTTCCTAACAGTTTAGTTCTGCGGAATTCTCTGTATTTCCTCCACATCATCAAAGTCTTGGACCATTTACATCAAACTGAGAGGAAAACACCAGCAAGATTACCAACACTTAGAAACAGTAATTATCATTTCAGCATTCAAAATTTAAGAGGATTCAATTATTCAATTAACTGtttttatcctaaaataagcccccttccctagtgtaaaagttaagtatcATAATTTGGGGAAGACATTTGTGAGCCACTTTTAGATcactattttaaaattaatgtttttgcAAAAATGAAGGGGTTTTCTTGAGCCCAAGAGCTTGTTTGCGAATAAATACTGTAATTAATAAATGGTAACAAGATGTAAACAGGCAGCAATTAttaaaacatcagaaatattattgatataaagtgGGCATCAACTTAGTGGCAATAAAATCAAATCAAGAATAAGATGAATTTTATGTTAACTAAGATTCTGACCAAGTGAAAACACAAATATGTTGTAGTGCTCAGATCTGAAGCTTACCTTTTTTAGCTACGTCTGATATCTTTTCAAATTTCTCACAACATTGTGTTTGATGTTTTTCAGcctgaaatatcacaaaaaagatatttcatgaatatttctATTATCATCAATGGAACTGAGTAAGTTTAACAAATCAGACACAACATAATTACAAATTAATCTCAAAGACATTAAagaaatacaattaaaaaaaaagatgaagaaAATACCTGTGGAACGTCTTTGTTTTTAGTTCTAGCTTTTTCTAAGGCTTTGTTGGCCGACTCGTAGTCAGCGAGAGATCGTGTTCGTCTGTAGAGGAGGTCCTTGGCAGCAGCTGAATCTCTCATGTAATATCGGAGGGTGTCACTTAACTTCAAGTCTTCATCCGAGGACACACGACCCTCCAACTTCTACAGAAAAATTACAACACTGCATTTAACAAAGTTCTGGTTATTTTATTTCTCATAATATAAATCCTGGTCTAAGACATAATTtttaatatctatttattaaaTCTATCTTAACAATAAATTGATGTGCACAATATAGGCCACAATCATAATAATATTGTGATCATTTTTCATTGTGTTCCTGCAAAAAAGTATGCTGTATCTCCAACAATAAGGCAAACTTACTCTTGCTTTTTCTAATGTCTCTGCTACTTTTGTAAACACCCTGTAAAGATAAAATCAAAGTATTAAATTAATCATTAGAATACCACTTCTATCCTTCAGgttaaatttcaaattcaatagATTATATGAATTTGGTTGGGTTGACAAAAGATACAATTTTTTAACAATTGCTGTTCTAACACTAAGAACATACGATGAATACCAGCTAGAGAGGTCATGATAGCTCTGAACAAACCAAGACCAAGGGAAAATTGAAGCAGTGAAGGCATGGATAACACCAACAACATTTAATATTGAAGGAGTTGAGAAGTCTTATCCAACCGCTGCCACCAAAAATATCTATGGCatacagggcatccagtagacatgttttgactccccaaaatgaaatcttttttaGACTTGGGTTTTAAAGGGACTGTGTATTTGACCTATGTTTTGACacttcagatttctgagaaatagttaTCTGACttctgaaatacatgtacataaatatcaAGGGTCAATTGAATGCCATGGCATATTTGTAAAATTCCAGTGGTAAGTGAAATCTCAAACTTCAacacttcttatatatatttactacttataaataatatatcattaGTATACTTGTAGTCATCTCCTGACGAAGATTTCCACTTACTTGTCCAATTCTGTATTCTCTATTGTGGCCATCTGTACAAACCCTGAGGAAATCTGAATATAATTATCTGCTACAGCTGAAATTCAACAAATCATTCACATATCACTTTGAAAATTACAAATTAGGATTCAATATGTgcagaaatataaaataacatttagaATAGAAAGTTCATTACATATTATCAACGAGTGACAAGAGTATTAAAACTTTCTGTCAATTCAAGATTGACAACATTACATTAATTAATAGATTAACTAATTATTGTTAATAAAGTAACTACTGTTTTTCTCAGTCTTTATATCAGATTTCTGTTGTACATAATTAAATGTAGTAgaataaatatttacagaaaGGAAAATGAATATGACCTACTTTTATGTGCTTGTGTCATTTTATCCGACTTCAAAGTAGCATCCTTGATTTTAACATGGTATTCCACCAAAaatcctttttctttttcaaagaAATCATCAACATCCTGTATGaaataatcaatcaatcaaaacaaGCCAAATatcctttattttctttaataccAATTACATAACTTACACACCTGTTTACACAAGGCACTACACATGTATTGATGACGGAGCCTATTACATGATAGAACAGGCCAGATACCAGGTATATGTGATAACTCattaaatacaaacattttctaCATTGATTACTTTCTTTTTCTATATTATGACTGTGGAAGCAAATATAACTTGTTATGTTTTTTACCTTTTGTGACGACAGTAACACCTCATCAGCTGTTTTGGTAAGACCTTTGAAGAAACCTCCAATCTTCTCTTTTCTATTCTTCCCTCGAACACTTAACTGTTGATGGAAAACAGTTATGAgattatgtacatgtagataagtCTGAGGCCAAATTTCTCTTGTTCAGTGTAAGACAAAGTTCTCTAGTTCAATGTGAGACAAAATTCTCTAGTTCAATGTGAAACAAAGATCTCTCAATAACTGTTCTCTCGTTCCCTGTGAGACAAAATACTCTTGTTCAGTGCAAGACAAATTTCTCTAGTTCAGCATGACACAAAGTTTTTTGCTTCTTTGTTCTCTCGATCAGTTTAAGACAAAGTTCTCTAGTTCAATGTGAGAAAAATTCTCTAGTTCAATGTGAGACAAAATTCTCTAGTTCAGTGCAAGACAAAGTTCTCTAGTTCAGTGGAAGACAAAGTTCTCTAGTTAAGTGGGAGACAAAGTTCTCTAGTTCAGTGGAAGACAAAGTTCTCTAGTTCAGTGGGAGACAAAGTTCTCTAGTTAAGTGGGAGACAAAGTTCTCTAGTTAAGTGGGAGACAAAGTTCTTTAGTTAAGTCTAGGACAAATTTACAAACATAAATCTGAGACAGAGTTCTTTAGTTTAATATTAGAAATAGTCttcttttttcaatttcagTCAACACTACATAAAGAGCataaaaaatatctgaaaacaATGAAGATTCAACCAAACTTACATCTTGGTCGTATTCTAGGAAAACTTCAAAGTTGACATCAGTTCTGAGTAAAGGGTGGCCAGCTATTCGTTGGAGAAACACTTCATGCATGGCAACTGTTTTCTTGAATGTGGCAAGATATTCACTGAAACAAAATTATGGAATacaagtatattatatatagatttgtaaatatgaataattataactacatgtatggtacacttacagtaaaatattataGGGTAGTCTTCATGAATCATCTAAAGcttcagggctttttctgggggctttttggggccgtcattgggccccattcccaattggaattatttaatatttaagccaaatttcCAAAACTTttagtttactcctgaaaaaatctttctcaattcaccaattttcttcccaaaataaGACAAAATGGCCCTTCTCCAaatcagtgagaaaaagccctgagcTTCACTCCTTAATTGGTTTTCGTAATATTAACAAAttcaaatacagtcaaacctgtctatagcgaccgcccaaggggaggcagaaaaacggtcactatagacaggttgcctttatagacaggtcaaaattattgcaccaaccaatttacttaaaactgccatatataaattgtcattgaacagggcattcagatACGGAAGTATAGAGGGGACatgtggaaaaaaaaatttatctCGTGCGCACgacataaaatttatttttcctCAATAATTATGTCGTGCGCACGAGATAGTTATGTCGAGCGCACGACTTAATAGagataaaaaaatgtttccaaATGTCCCCTCTATACTTCCGtattcagaagaccagtcagaagttaaataaatgcataaactttataaatctgaagggtttaatatttaatgatttgtggacccaaacacaaaatataactcaaaatggtcttatggataattttttttttttaaatattttgttctgaagtaatgctatatgtatctatcaaattatctccctttccttcataaataaagaaaaggaatacacaataattaattaattaattatatttgtgtcactactaattattttgtgttatagtcttacttcctaaaaccaaaatattatttttctgacccaaattgaaatccggatatttgtgtcagtttacgactttttattagtattgactaattaaagatggcggcagtacaaacgctagtaggccgacagctacgattaagaaaggcattattggctttcatgtgagtaaatcttgttgacagatatgaccagtgtttgttattgaagtgatgtatcctagttgtaatcacaaaattaactgaccgtgtcaaatgaagccacctgtgcacagttgtaatgtaataccgacacgcatggtgacccgactcctctcttaccgaggcccaggccagggcagctacagtaattataggcttacaggtggtaggggtcttttgtttatatacttaggccagggttgtggtggtcctttgtttgtataatcaagccaggggtcgatgtgtctgaattttccggggattttatgaggTATCGATGACTGCCGAGAtcagaagatggctgacagaaatcggtcgctatagaaaacaaattaccgaccgccgttccgaaatcaccggtcgttagccacattagacaggtagtcgctatacagagggtcgttatatagtaaaatctcacggggaatcttaaaaccggtcgttatagacaggcagtcgttatatacagggggtcgttagagcaggtttgactgtaatgaTATGTACCTCTTCAAGTTAAGCTTGCTTACAATCATGCAGTTTAGCACACACCTCTTACTCAGTGAAACTTACGCCACTAACTAAGTTCTACCTATGCCACTAACTCAGTTATACTTACGCCACTTCTACCTACACCACTAACTCATTGATACTAACACCACTAACTTAGTTCTATCTACGCCACTAACTCAGTGATACTTATGCCACAAACTTAGTTCTATCTACGTCACTAACTCAGTGATACTTAAGCCACTAACTTAGTTCTATCTACGCCACTAACTCATTGATACTAACACCACTAACTTAGTTCTATCTACGCCACTAACTCAGTGATACTTATGCCACTAACTTAGTTCTATCTACGCCACTAACTCAGTGATACTTATGCCACTAACTTAGTTCTACCTAAGCCTCTAACTCAGTGATACTTACGCCACTAACATAGTTCTACCTATGCCACTAAATCATTGATACTTACGCCACTAACATAGTTCTACTTATGCCACTGAGTCAGTTATACTTACGCCACTAACTAAGTTCTACCTAAGCCACTAACTCATTGATACTTACGCCACTAACAAACTAAGTTCTACCTACGCCACTAACATAGCTCTACCTACACCACTAACTCACTGATACTTACGCCACTTACTTAGTTCTACCTAAGCCACTAACTCAGTGATACTTATGCCTCTAACTAATTCTACCTAAGCCTCTAACTCAGCGATACTTACGCCTCTAACTCTTGTTTCATCTTGGTGAACTCTTCCTTGGTCATTGTGCCTTCCCCTTCTCCCAGTCGCTGTAACTTTTCCCGTGATGCATCAAAGTCTGGGCGTGGTGGAGCGGGAGG
This DNA window, taken from Pecten maximus chromosome 3, xPecMax1.1, whole genome shotgun sequence, encodes the following:
- the LOC117323530 gene encoding sorting nexin-6-like gives rise to the protein MMDGLDDGPDLLEGDQENKPRSETVDLSTDTSLQVDISDALSERDKVKFTVHTKTSLQKFKEGEFSVVRQHEEFIWLHDRYVENEEYAGVVIPPAPPRPDFDASREKLQRLGEGEGTMTKEEFTKMKQELEAEYLATFKKTVAMHEVFLQRIAGHPLLRTDVNFEVFLEYDQDLSVRGKNRKEKIGGFFKGLTKTADEVLLSSQKDVDDFFEKEKGFLVEYHVKIKDATLKSDKMTQAHKTVADNYIQISSGFVQMATIENTELDKVFTKVAETLEKARKLEGRVSSDEDLKLSDTLRYYMRDSAAAKDLLYRRTRSLADYESANKALEKARTKNKDVPQAEKHQTQCCEKFEKISDVAKKELTEFKGRRIQYFRKNLVDLVELELKHAKAQVQLLKNCISAMKEEA